The DNA segment AACTGTCAAAACTTATCCAGGTCTGGCTCAAGATTTGGGCAAACTTGCTGCTGGTCAGTATTTAGCAGAAATAGTCCTGTGTCAGGCTTTGAGTGAACAACCCCAAGAGGAACTTTATCAGTTACTCAATGAATATCTTCATCGATTGGAAGCATTAGCCAGGAGTGATAAATCTGGGATTTATGCTCACTTAGCTCATGGAGTGTTTCAGTTTTTTGCGATCGCAGGATTGTCACCTCAAGTACAAGTCTGTTGCTTAACTCAGAAGACCTTAATTCCAGACTTTACAGACCCTAACTGGCGGGTCGGATTTAGTGTCTCCTCTGGTGGTACAGTTTGTTTACAGGCTTGGGAAAGTTTGCGAAAAAATAGAGATCAGCCTCGTCTTACTTCATCAGCCCATCACCCAAACTCAGCTTACCAAACAGTTATTCATCGGCAAGACATACCAGTAATTTCTTGTCGCTTGGATGCTACAGAATTATCTATGCTCCAACATCTCTCACAACCAGAGATAATGCAAATGGATGCTGCCAAAAATTATGGCTGGTTATCTGTTGAGCAGATTTTGCGCCAGTATGCTCAATATCATTTAGGTCGCCCAATTCGCTCTGCTACCTTGATTGACTCTTATTTTGCCGCTAACCATGATGCAACCGTCTGAATTGGATAGAAAAATCCTCCCTTTGTCACCAAACACCAAAAAACAGAATAGGGCATCAGATCCTACCGTCAAGAATCACTTGAGTGCTGTTCCTAAGTCTACAAATAGCCCAGAAAAGTCTACACAAGATGTTTCTTTAAATGAACAAAACAGGACATCCGCAAGCCCAAAAACTGAAGTTCCCAGACAACCCGAAGCCGTCGAAAACGGCAATGGCCGGAGTTTGTCAGTCGCCGCTACTTCAGAAACAGATTCACCACCATTAGATGGGTCAAGTGTCGATGCTGACACAGTAAATGAGGAAAAGCAGGGATTTTTACCTGTATTAAGAAATCCTAATTTTCTCGCTCTTTGGGGTGGTCAAGTTTTTTGCCAGATGGCAGATAAAGTCTATCTGGTGCTGATGATTGGCTTGATTAATACTCAGTTTCAGGGAAGTGATCAAAGCATTAGTGGTTGGGTATCAGCTTTAATGATGGCTTTTACGATTCCAGCTGTGCTGTTTGGTTCCGTGGCTGGTGTATTTGTGGATCGCTGGTCGAAGAAAACTGTCCTGGTAACTACCAATGCTTGGCGCGGTATCCTAGTTTTGTCAATTCCTTTTTTGCTGTGGTTAACTGATGATTGGCAACCCATTGGGATGTTACCTGTGGGTTTTGGGATGATTTTGGGTGTGACTTTTTTAGTCTCTACTCTGACTCAGTTTTTTGCCCCAGCAGAACAAACAGCAATTCCTTTGGTGGTGGAAGAACGGCATTTACTCTCGGCTAATTCTCTGTATACAACAACCATGATGGCTTCGGTGATTGTGGGGTTTGCCATTGGGGAACCACTGTTAGCGATCGCTGATACACTTTGGCTAAACATGGGCGGTAGTGGTGGATTAGGGAAGGAAATTTTGGTAGGTGGTAGTTATGCGATCGCTGGATTCATTTTGTTGCTGTTGGCGACTAAAGAAAAACCCCACCACCCGGACACAGAATTTCCTCACGTATTCTCTGATTTAAGCGATGGTTTTTCCTACCTCAAAGCTAATTCTCGTGTCCGTAATGCCTTACTACAACTGACTATTTTGTTTTCTGTGTTTGCCGCCTTAACGGTTCTAGCTGTGCGGATGGCAGAAATAATTCCTAACTTAAAAGCATCTCAGTTTGGCTTTTTATTGGCATTTGGTGGTATTGGTATGGCGGCTGGGGCAACTATTCTCGGTCAATTTGGTCAGCGCTTCTCATACTCCGAACTTAGTCTGTGGGGTTGCTTAGGTATGGCAGGATGTCTGATTGGTCTGTCGGTATTCACAACACAACTTGGGATAATTCTCATGTTAATAGCCTTTTTGGGTGTATTTGGGGCGCTAGTCGGTATCCCTATGCAAACCGCTATTCAAACCGAAACTCCGCCAGAGATGCGTGGTAAGGTCTTTGGTCTACAAAATAATGTGATTAATATTGCCTTAACTCTACCCTTGGCATTAGCTGGCGTAGCTGAAACCTTTATGGGATTACCCGCGGTTTTCTTGGTATTAGCTGTGACTGTGTTTTCAGGAGGTATATTAACTTTTTATAACTCCCATTAGTAGTTATCAGACTCAAAGGAGATATAATTCAATACATTCCTAGCAACAGCAATTTTCTGAAAAATTGTCCTTTCGTGCTAGACTAAATCCAGCCAAAATCTATCCTAGACTTGCTGAGTATCAATTTGATATTAGCAAGACAAATCTTTTATTAAAAAATAGTTATTAACAACTTATATATTTATAAGTTAAATCCGGCAATGCACTGGTTTAATAGTAATAAAGCTTGGCTTATTGACTGGATTAGTGTGGGGTTTTATGCAACCTAAACAGCCAAAAATTACAACAATATAAAAGTCAAGCAACTAAAAAATTGATTTCTGCAAGCCGCACACTCGTGACTTCTAGTCATGAGTTAGGCGATCCATCCATATTTCCGTATTTTTTCTTCTTATGGTCATGCAAATAGTAAGTAAGATAAAGTATGGAAGTAAAACACTACACAAGTTAAGAGATACATCGAGAACAAAAATGCAGAAAGCGTTTAAAGTTACACTCACTCCTAACCACAGCCAAGAAGTCTTAATTAACAAGAGTATTGGTTGTGCGAGGTTTGTGTATAACCACTTCTTAGCATTAAGACAACAGTTATACCTCACAGAGCAAAAAACGTTAAACTATAACGCTTGTAGCCAGCAATTAACTCTACTCAAGAAAGAAGTTGAATGGCTTCAAGAGGTAGATAAGTTTGCCTTACAAAACTCACTCAGAAATTTAGAGACAGCGTACAAAAACTTCTTTGCTGATTTGAAGAAGGCTAAAGGCAAAAGAAATGTGGGTTTCCCTAAATTCAAAAAGAAGCATGGATGCAAGCAATCTTACAAAACTAACTTGACTAATGGCAATATTCAAGTAATACAAAATGGTTTAAAACTTCCCAAGATGGGATGGGTAAAATTCCACAAGTCTCAGGATATTACTGGAACAATTATAAACGTTACCGTAACTCGCACGAACAGAGGCAAATATATTGCTAGTATTCTGTGTGAAACAGAGATAGAGAAATACCCTCAAGTTGCTCAAAATATTGGTTTAGACCTGGGAATTAAATCTTATCTTGTTGCAAGCAATGGTGAAGTTGTAGATAATCCCAAATATTACCGGACTCAAAAAAGGAAGTTACGTAAAGCACACAAGAAATTATCCCGAACTGTAAA comes from the Nodularia sp. NIES-3585 genome and includes:
- the tnpB gene encoding IS200/IS605 family element RNA-guided endonuclease TnpB, with the translated sequence MQKAFKVTLTPNHSQEVLINKSIGCARFVYNHFLALRQQLYLTEQKTLNYNACSQQLTLLKKEVEWLQEVDKFALQNSLRNLETAYKNFFADLKKAKGKRNVGFPKFKKKHGCKQSYKTNLTNGNIQVIQNGLKLPKMGWVKFHKSQDITGTIINVTVTRTNRGKYIASILCETEIEKYPQVAQNIGLDLGIKSYLVASNGEVVDNPKYYRTQKRKLRKAHKKLSRTVKGSSNRVKAKIKLALTYERITNLRDDFLHKLSTRLIRENSIICLEDLRVANMVRNHKLALSISDASWTKFITMLEYKSVWHDRVVQKVGTFYPSSQTCNHCGFINPLVKDLKLREWSCPSCNSYNLRDKNAALNILGEGLRLLTAVGTPEVIKNACGEFVSPEVIQAEIVEAGIA
- the recO gene encoding DNA repair protein RecO; this translates as MSRTYKATGINLKAQILGESDRIVTILTREFGLIQAVAPGARKQNSSLGGRSGMFVVNELLIAKGRSLDRITQAQTVKTYPGLAQDLGKLAAGQYLAEIVLCQALSEQPQEELYQLLNEYLHRLEALARSDKSGIYAHLAHGVFQFFAIAGLSPQVQVCCLTQKTLIPDFTDPNWRVGFSVSSGGTVCLQAWESLRKNRDQPRLTSSAHHPNSAYQTVIHRQDIPVISCRLDATELSMLQHLSQPEIMQMDAAKNYGWLSVEQILRQYAQYHLGRPIRSATLIDSYFAANHDATV
- a CDS encoding MFS transporter, giving the protein MQPSELDRKILPLSPNTKKQNRASDPTVKNHLSAVPKSTNSPEKSTQDVSLNEQNRTSASPKTEVPRQPEAVENGNGRSLSVAATSETDSPPLDGSSVDADTVNEEKQGFLPVLRNPNFLALWGGQVFCQMADKVYLVLMIGLINTQFQGSDQSISGWVSALMMAFTIPAVLFGSVAGVFVDRWSKKTVLVTTNAWRGILVLSIPFLLWLTDDWQPIGMLPVGFGMILGVTFLVSTLTQFFAPAEQTAIPLVVEERHLLSANSLYTTTMMASVIVGFAIGEPLLAIADTLWLNMGGSGGLGKEILVGGSYAIAGFILLLLATKEKPHHPDTEFPHVFSDLSDGFSYLKANSRVRNALLQLTILFSVFAALTVLAVRMAEIIPNLKASQFGFLLAFGGIGMAAGATILGQFGQRFSYSELSLWGCLGMAGCLIGLSVFTTQLGIILMLIAFLGVFGALVGIPMQTAIQTETPPEMRGKVFGLQNNVINIALTLPLALAGVAETFMGLPAVFLVLAVTVFSGGILTFYNSH